From a region of the Sphingopyxis sp. YR583 genome:
- the guaB gene encoding IMP dehydrogenase codes for MEIITGLTFDDVLLVPGASDILPSDANLSTQLTSEISLNIPILSSAMDTVTEADMAILMAQIGGIGVLHRNLTVEEQAAAVRQVKRFESGMIVNPITITPDAPLSYATALMAQHKISGIPVVETGGKLVGILTNRDVRFADNPGQPVRELMTADNLATVRPGVGQDEARKLLHQRRIEKLLVVDDDYRCIGLITVKDMEKAVNFPDATKDGSGRLRVAAATNTGDSGVERAEALLEAECDLIVVDTAHGHSKGVGATVERIKKLSNRVQVLAGNVATGDATRALIDAGADGVKVGIGPGSICTTRIVAGVGVPQLTAILDSVEAAAKLGVPVIADGGLRTSGDVAKALAAGASSVMVGSMLAGTSEAPGETFLYQGRTYKSYRGMGSVGAMARGSADRYFQQDIKDQMKLVPEGIEGQVPFKGPAKDVIHQMVGGVKAAMGYTGSRTLADFRERAKFVRITNAGLRESHVHDVAITREAPNYPAG; via the coding sequence ATGGAAATCATCACCGGCCTGACATTCGACGATGTGCTGCTGGTCCCCGGCGCGTCGGATATCCTGCCGTCGGATGCCAATCTGTCGACCCAGCTGACGAGCGAGATCAGCCTCAATATCCCGATCCTGTCGTCGGCGATGGACACGGTGACCGAGGCCGACATGGCGATCCTGATGGCGCAGATCGGCGGCATCGGCGTTCTCCACCGCAACCTCACTGTCGAGGAACAGGCGGCGGCGGTGCGACAGGTCAAGCGCTTCGAAAGCGGCATGATCGTCAACCCGATCACCATCACCCCCGACGCGCCGCTCTCCTACGCCACCGCGCTGATGGCGCAGCACAAGATCTCGGGCATTCCCGTCGTCGAAACCGGCGGCAAGCTGGTCGGCATCCTCACCAACCGCGACGTCCGCTTCGCCGACAATCCGGGCCAGCCGGTGCGCGAGCTGATGACCGCCGACAATCTCGCGACGGTGCGACCGGGCGTCGGGCAGGACGAGGCACGCAAGCTGCTCCACCAGCGCCGCATCGAAAAGCTGCTCGTCGTCGATGACGATTATCGCTGCATCGGCCTGATCACCGTCAAGGATATGGAAAAGGCGGTCAATTTCCCTGATGCGACCAAGGACGGCAGCGGCCGCCTGCGCGTTGCCGCGGCGACCAATACCGGCGATAGCGGCGTCGAGCGTGCCGAGGCGTTGCTCGAAGCCGAATGCGACCTGATCGTCGTCGACACCGCCCACGGCCACAGCAAGGGCGTCGGTGCGACCGTCGAGCGTATCAAGAAACTGTCGAACCGGGTTCAGGTGCTTGCCGGCAACGTGGCAACGGGCGATGCGACGCGTGCGTTGATCGACGCGGGCGCCGACGGTGTGAAGGTCGGTATCGGCCCGGGCTCGATCTGCACGACGCGGATCGTCGCTGGCGTCGGCGTGCCGCAGCTCACTGCGATCCTCGACAGCGTCGAGGCTGCGGCCAAGCTCGGCGTCCCGGTGATCGCCGACGGCGGCCTCCGCACCTCGGGCGACGTCGCCAAGGCGCTGGCGGCGGGCGCATCGAGCGTGATGGTCGGCTCGATGCTTGCGGGCACGAGCGAGGCGCCGGGCGAAACCTTCCTCTATCAGGGGCGCACCTACAAAAGCTATCGCGGCATGGGCAGCGTCGGCGCGATGGCGCGCGGCTCGGCCGACCGCTATTTCCAGCAGGACATCAAGGACCAGATGAAGCTGGTTCCCGAAGGCATCGAGGGCCAGGTTCCCTTCAAGGGCCCGGCGAAGGACGTCATCCACCAGATGGTCGGCGGCGTGAAGGCGGCGATGGGCTATACCGGCAGCCGCACGCTGGCGGACTTCCGCGAGCGCGCCAAATTCGTGCGGATCACCAACGCCGGCCTGCGCGAAAGCCATGTCCACGACGTCGCGATCACGCGCGAGGCGCCCAATTATCCTGCGGGCTGA
- a CDS encoding tetratricopeptide repeat protein, with product MRVGFLALTAGVILASLPTASDAQRADNDIFPRSIALQHEGQKAQEAGELDSAIDFYESALAADPRNRSAIIALAQVARAQGLPGKAIGLYREALVLEPNDIVALTGQGEALADKGALELAREKLAEAQRVCGEKCPQVAALEKAIASSASKRVVAAEVLVPKPVVATVGTTSNKN from the coding sequence ATGCGCGTTGGCTTTCTGGCTCTGACAGCAGGTGTGATCCTCGCCAGCCTGCCCACCGCATCCGATGCGCAGCGCGCCGACAACGACATCTTCCCGCGTTCGATCGCGCTCCAGCACGAAGGGCAAAAGGCGCAGGAAGCCGGCGAACTCGATTCCGCGATCGACTTTTATGAATCGGCGCTCGCCGCCGACCCGCGTAACCGCTCGGCGATCATCGCGCTCGCACAGGTCGCGCGCGCGCAGGGGCTGCCGGGCAAAGCGATCGGCCTCTACCGGGAGGCGCTCGTCCTCGAACCCAATGATATCGTCGCGCTGACCGGGCAGGGCGAAGCGCTTGCCGACAAGGGCGCGCTTGAACTCGCGCGCGAAAAACTCGCCGAGGCGCAGCGTGTGTGCGGCGAAAAATGCCCGCAGGTCGCAGCGCTGGAAAAGGCGATCGCGTCGAGCGCGTCGAAACGGGTGGTCGCGGCCGAAGTGCTGGTGCCGAAGCCTGTCGTCGCGACCGTCGGGACGACCAGCAACAAGAACTGA
- a CDS encoding RsmB/NOP family class I SAM-dependent RNA methyltransferase, with translation MTPAARIQASIEILDAIAAAAREGGPPADAIFAEAMRARRYAGSKDRRAIRAHVYDAIRAVRSAPASGRAAMLALVDAQPELGEHFDGSSYGPAPIADDEPRAETGLAAEALIDLFDPLIDGNEYEAMLARASLDLRANRIKATRDDLAVLFLDGEAIEGAPDGWRLPSETAAVQHPAYAEGRFEVQDAASQYASAALDAAPGQPIVDLCAGGGGKTLAIASLTANDAEILACDTNRARLQQLPPRAERAGATRIETRLLNPGKEAEMLADWQGRAARVFVDAPCSGSGTWRRSPELRWRLTPARLERHLADQAKLIDIGADLVAPGGKLLYAVCSIITREGRAQVDDFLNRHPGWTADVDILPDGIGRPAGAGFLLTPARDECDGFFLARLTAPC, from the coding sequence GTGACGCCCGCAGCGCGCATTCAGGCGTCGATCGAGATCCTCGACGCGATCGCGGCGGCCGCGCGCGAGGGCGGCCCGCCCGCCGACGCGATCTTCGCCGAAGCGATGCGCGCGCGCCGCTATGCGGGGTCGAAGGACCGCCGCGCGATCCGTGCCCATGTCTATGACGCGATCCGTGCCGTGCGCTCGGCGCCCGCATCGGGCCGCGCCGCTATGCTCGCGCTTGTCGATGCGCAGCCTGAACTTGGCGAGCATTTCGACGGCTCATCCTATGGTCCCGCACCGATCGCCGACGACGAGCCGCGCGCCGAAACCGGGCTCGCCGCAGAGGCGCTGATCGACCTCTTCGATCCGCTCATCGACGGCAATGAATATGAGGCGATGTTGGCGCGCGCGTCGCTCGACCTGCGGGCCAACCGGATCAAGGCGACCCGCGACGATCTGGCCGTGCTGTTTCTAGACGGCGAAGCGATCGAGGGCGCTCCGGACGGCTGGCGGCTGCCATCCGAAACGGCGGCGGTGCAGCATCCCGCCTATGCCGAGGGCCGCTTCGAGGTGCAGGACGCCGCGAGCCAATATGCCTCCGCCGCGCTCGACGCGGCGCCGGGGCAGCCCATCGTCGATCTTTGCGCCGGCGGCGGCGGCAAGACGCTCGCCATCGCGTCGCTCACCGCGAACGACGCCGAAATCCTCGCCTGCGACACCAACCGCGCTCGGCTCCAGCAATTGCCGCCGCGCGCCGAACGCGCCGGTGCCACGCGCATCGAAACGCGGCTGCTTAATCCGGGCAAGGAAGCCGAGATGCTGGCCGACTGGCAGGGCAGGGCGGCGCGCGTCTTCGTCGACGCCCCCTGTTCGGGGAGCGGGACATGGCGCCGCAGCCCCGAGCTGCGCTGGCGGCTTACCCCTGCGCGCCTCGAACGCCACCTTGCAGATCAGGCGAAGCTGATCGACATCGGTGCCGATCTTGTGGCGCCGGGCGGCAAACTCCTTTATGCTGTCTGTTCGATCATCACGCGCGAGGGGCGGGCACAGGTGGACGATTTTCTGAACCGGCATCCCGGCTGGACCGCCGACGTCGACATCCTTCCGGACGGTATCGGCCGCCCCGCAGGTGCCGGATTTCTGCTGACCCCGGCGCGCGACGAATGCGACGGATTTTTTCTCGCACGGCTGACCGCACCATGTTAG